Proteins from a single region of Kluyveromyces lactis strain NRRL Y-1140 chromosome C complete sequence:
- the NSL1 gene encoding MIND complex subunit NSL1 (weakly similar to uniprot|Q6B152 Saccharomyces cerevisiae YPL233W NSL1 Essential component of the MIND kinetochore complex (Mtw1p Including Nnf1p-Nsl1p-Dsn1p) which joins kinetochore subunits contacting DNA to those contacting microtubules; required for accurate chromosome segregation) codes for MSSYVDKLDITQKQLRFLHKQFKEIIDEKVRTALPESSEDDQVSQEIQLQLDQFLMDVLEMAGESMNVVDAGKGTTVKSVIQEVQKEYTEPFDVELNEKVRKLYQEWEDETVKVSKLRREAPQVAVSEYTKQENQLLEEIDSLIAKMDSSQPNLQNEDQDEGQNEEKTQEYWNQVANQYGSILTSLKEINDKIPTHESKQKRLRLLLDLIEKEVAT; via the coding sequence ATGTCGTCATATGTGGATAAACTGGATATAACACAAAAACAGTTGAGGTTTTTACACAAGCAGTTTAAGGAAATAATAGATGAAAAGGTACGAACGGCCTTACCTGAATCATCAGAAGACGATCAAGTAAGCCAAGAGATACAGCTTCAACTGGATCAATTCCTCATGGATGTACTTGAGATGGCAGGCGAGTCCATGAACGTTGTAGATGCCGGAAAAGGCACTACCGTGAAAAGCGTCATACAAGAAGTACAGAAAGAGTACACCGAACCCTTTGACGTGGAATTGAACGAAAAAGTGAGAAAGTTATATCAAGAATGGGAAGACGAGACAGTAAAAGTATCTAAACTACGAAGGGAAGCCCCACAGGTCGCTGTCTCTGAATAtacaaaacaagaaaacCAACTTCTCGAAGAGATTGATTCCTTGATTGCAAAGATGGACAGCAGTCAACCTAATCTTCAGAATGAAGATCAGGACGAAGGCCAAAACGAGGAAAAAACACAAGAATATTGGAACCAAGTTGCAAATCAATACGGGTCCATATTAACGTCGCTCAAGGAAATAAACGACAAAATACCGACTCACGAATCGAAACAAAAACGGCTACGACTTTTACTCGATCTTATAGAAAAGGAAGTAGCCACTTAA
- a CDS encoding uncharacterized protein (similar to uniprot|O13585 Saccharomyces cerevisiae YPR089W Hypothetical ORF): protein MDIDDPWRSVGSSTLNHGVAGLNILNGSTDDQLDKLKQSLRNSIDDSKWGHVYKLLEDIDSSEMEFQSAVESLNVNDKRLTGVPVITYCIAYDRLPFLETLLSNRESYKKGLDLNLTDDLNHWTPIMWCCYLNRYACLTELMRFSDKLDMFYTTSTGQSVQSLLVPGTAIYSFMDIHQVFNGKPKDLPDLYKAPPEMNTAIDPTIDELNLRTVDMRLHDDIDDNTAYFEPESRSAILDVKPDIPPDSEFNYKHLEPRQYISFTSLDIESLSSLVAKLPNKYPHKPNIAAAVTFQCIRYAHHKRHNRTMIESIHNSCLQKLLAADPNQDILKQSYTLGYLNLLYYYMYRDEMVFPAYPHLLQDIIDSILLLIKNLSASINSRLEPLLHPGILEYTTISDVKETLYKNDWNFFKKRKLKRMKHDSYDDILQLLYPPSVKEQMKPSPLKIVQIFGALTYVFDLHDIHPVLLQQCLSISSKWLANTIFNEIIQSKQLSSRAHAMQIRLNLSILQDWVKNHNFSVQKPDLMDDFMWQRFPLTIVQDVGSIDLKKPSQPLENVYFYKPIKKEPCTDESNSLFFYQSFAHIWQFHLEPVYQLLQWLQVATSLDPNEDVLNGTIDRLSRLNVTQLYKSLDRYRYELNEGKTSMKKLLKQKVKAIKDQQPVLLDIEFSVKLTLPTLQELYFLYDECESSYRFLPILPIAIQDEIDEIHDQIKIDNQFEVSSNAFEDMDEPKPAAHAVWTSNEMKLTENPW from the coding sequence ATGGATATTGATGACCCGTGGAGAAGTGTCGGGTCAAGCACTCTTAACCATGGAGTGGCAGGtttgaatatattgaaTGGCAGCACAGACGATCAATTGGATAAACTTAAGCAAAGTCTACGAAACTCTATCGATGACTCTAAATGGGGACATGTTTATAAATTACTGGAAGATATCGACTCCAGTGAGATGGAATTTCAATCTGCAGTTGAAAGTCTAAATGTTAATGATAAACGTCTAACTGGTGTTCCTGTAATAACGTATTGTATTGCGTATGACAGACTACCGTTCTTAGAGACGTTACTAAGTAACAGGGAAAGTTATAAGAAGGGATTGGATTTAAACCTTACTGATGATTTAAACCATTGGACGCCCATCATGTGGTGTTGTTATTTGAATCGATATGCGTGTTTAACGGAATTGATGAGATTTTCTGATAAGTTAGACATGTTCTATACAACCAGCACTGGACAATCGGTGCAATCATTATTGGTACCGGGAACCGCTATTTATTCATTCATGGATATACATCAGGTGTTCAATGGTAAACCAAAAGATTTGCCTGATTTGTATAAAGCACCACCAGAAATGAATACTGCAATTGATCCGACCATTGATGAGTTGAATTTACGGACTGTGGATATGAGATTGCATGATGACATAGATGATAATACTGCATATTTCGAACCTGAAAGTCGTTCGGCTATACTTGATGTTAAACCTGATATTCCTCCAGATTCCGAGTTTAATTACAAGCATCTTGAACCTAGGCAATACATCTCTTTTACTAGTTTGGATATCGAAAGTTTATCTTCATTGGTTGCAAAACTTCCAAACAAATACCCTCATAAACCCAACATTGCGGCCGCAGTTACTTTCCAATGCATCAGATACGCTCATCACAAAAGGCATAATAGAACCATGATTGAATCTATCCATAACTCATGTCTTCAAAAGTTATTAGCGGCAGATCCGAACCAGGACATCCTAAAGCAATCTTATACGTTGGGATATCTCAACCTATTGTATTATTACATGTATCGTGACGAAATGGTCTTCCCTGCATACCCCCATTTATTACAGGATATTATAGACTCCATTCTACTGTTAATAAAAAATCTATCGGCATCCATCAATTCAAGACTAGAACCATTATTACATCCTGGAATCCTTGAATATACAACGATCTCTGATGTTAAGGAAACGTTGTACAAAAATGACTGGAACTTTTTCAAGAAGCGGAAGCTCAAGCGTATGAAACATGATTCATATGACGACATTCTTCAGCTTTTGTATCCTCCCTCAGTAAAGGAACAAATGAAACCTTCTCCTCTTAAAATCGTTCAGATTTTTGGTGCCTTGACATATGTTTTCGACTTGCATGACATTCATCCAGTTCTTTTGCAACAGTGCTTGTCTATATCATCTAAGTGGTTGGCTAATACAATTTTCAACGAGATTATACAATCTAAGCAACTCTCTTCAAGAGCACACGCGATGCAAATAAGATTGAATCTCTCGATCTTACAAGATTGGGTGAAAAACCATAACTTTTCTGTCCAGAAGCCCGATCTAATGGATGACTTCATGTGGCAAAGGTTCCCACTGACTATAGTTCAAGATGTTGGATCCATTGATCTGAAGAAGCCTTCTCAACCTCTTGAAAACGTTTATTTCTATAAACCGATCAAAAAGGAACCTTGTACGGACGAATCAAACTCATTATTCTTTTACCAATCTTTTGCACATATCTGGCAATTTCATTTGGAACCAGTTTATCAACTATTACAATGGTTACAAGTTGCCACTTCCTTGGATCCGAATGAAGATGTTCTGAATGGTACTATTGATAGGTTAAGCCGATTAAACGTTACACAGTTGTATAAATCGTTGGATCGTTACAGATATGAACTCAATGAAGGAAAAACCAGCATGaagaaacttttgaagCAAAAGGTGAAAGCTATCAAAGATCAACAACCCGTTTTACTTGACATCGAATTTTCTGTTAAGCTAACTCTACCTACCCTTCAAGAGCTATACTTTTTATATGATGAATGCGAGTCCAGTTATAGATTTTTGCCGATTTTACCAATTGCGATACAAGATGAAATAGACGAAATTCATGACCAgatcaaaattgataatcAGTTTGAGGTGTCATCTAATGCCTTTGAAGACATGGACGAACCAAAACCCGCTGCACATGCAGTTTGGACCTCTAATGAAATGAAACTTACAGAAAATCCTTGGTGA
- the AGP2 gene encoding Agp2p (similar to uniprot|P38090 Saccharomyces cerevisiae YBR132C AGP2 Plasma membrane carnitine transporter expression is down-regulated by osmotic stress also functions as a low-affinity amino acid permease) codes for MTNNYIRLDQEGSSVIKGLMPGSISSSSKKKVQESEEIVISSDDNSSYFNNSTSRKLQNRHVQLIGISGVIGTALFVSIGKALYRGGPVSLILGFSLWCIPILCITVSTAEMVCYLPISSPFLRMAKRCCNDSLAVTAGWNFWFLECVQIPFEIVAVNTILHYWRDDFSPAIPLCVQVLLYIGISLFAVRCYGETEAFLASFKILLAIGLFLFTFITMLGGNPKHDRYGFRYITDTKFKQYFPNNEGSSSMGYFQGFLACVIQASFTIAGPDYVAMIAGECKLPRKVLPVAFKQVFIRLTVLFLGGCLCVGIVCSSNDPNLTAVINNPRPGAGSSPYVIAMNNLGIKVLPDVVNAALVTAAFSAGNAYTYCSSRTLYGLSLDGYAPKLFQYCTKSGVPINAVLVSLAWAFISLLQLGSNSAVVLNWLINLITASQLINFSILCVIYLSFRRAYIKQHPSGELPELPFKSWGQPYTAYCGLFAVTLMIGVQGYTVFLHGSWEVQSFLFCYLMVFIDLGIFLLCFFVYKRTRDPWVKPEDADLLTGMDEVEEHELSLGFEKYALRPTPDC; via the coding sequence ATGACCAATAACTATATACGTTTAGACCAAGAGGGAAGTAGTGTAATTAAGGGATTGATGCCAGGGTCTAtatcttcgtcatcaaagaaaaaagttCAAGAGTCAGAAGAGATAGTCATATCTTCTGATGATAACAGCAGTTATTTCAACAACTCTACGTCGAGAAAACTTCAGAATCGTCATGTGCAACTTATAGGTATATCAGGTGTCATTGGGACAGCGTTGTTTGTCAGTATCGGTAAGGCGTTATACCGTGGTGGACCGGTATCGTTAATTCTTGGATTTTCGTTATGGTGTATTCCGATTCTCTGTATTACAGTCAGCACAGCAGAGATGGTTTGTTATTTACCAATCTCTTCTCCGTTCTTGAGGATGGCCAAGAGATGTTGCAATGATTCGTTAGCTGTTACTGCGGGGTGGAATTTCTGGTTTCTTGAGTGTGTTCAAATCCCTTTTGAGATTGTTGCGGTCAATACCATTCTGCATTATTGGAGAGATGATTTCTCTCCAGCTATCCCATTATGTGTACAAGTTCTGCTTTATATTGGAATATCGTTATTCGCAGTAAGGTGCTACGGTGAGACAGAAGCATTTTTGGCTAGTTTTAAGATTTTATTAGCTATTGGATTGTTTCTGTTTACGTTCATTACAATGCTTGGTGGGAACCCGAAGCACGACAGATATGGCTTCCGTTATATTACAGATACCAAATTTAAGCAATATTTCCCCAACAATGAAGGGTCGTCTTCGATGGGTTATTTCCAAGGTTTCCTTGCATGTGTCATCCAAGCGAGTTTTACTATCGCAGGTCCCGATTATGTTGCCATGATTGCTGGTGAATGTAAACTTCCCAGAAAAGTTTTGCCAGTTGCTTTCAAGCAAGTTTTCATTAGGTTAACAGTACTATTCCTCGGTGGGTGTTTATGTGTTGGTATTGTATGCTCAAGTAACGATCCAAACCTAACAGCTGTCATCAACAATCCAAGGCCAGGAGCTGGGTCTTCACCTTATGTCATCGCAATGAACAACTTGGGTATCAAAGTACTACCAGATGTTGTTAACGCTGCATTAGTAACTGCCGCATTTTCTGCAGGTAACGCATATACTTATTGTTCTTCTAGAACACTTTACGGATTGTCCTTGGACGGATATGCTCCAAAACTTTTCCAATACTGTACAAAGAGTGGGGTTCCAATCAATGCCGTTCTTGTGTCTTTAGCGTGGGCATTCATAAGTTTACTACAATTGGGCTCAAACAGTGCTGTTGTTCTAAACTGGCTCATAAATTTAATCACTGCATCTCAACttatcaatttttccattttATGTGTTATCTATTTATCATTCAGGAGGGCCTACATTAAACAGCATCCTTCAGGAGAGTTGCCTGAATTACCTTTCAAGTCTTGGGGTCAACCTTATACGGCCTATTGTGGTCTTTTTGCTGTAACTCTGATGATTGGGGTTCAAGGATACACTGTATTCTTGCACGGTTCTTGGGAAGTTCAAAGTTTCTTGTTTTGTTACCTAATGGTCTTCATTGACCTCGGCATTTTCCTGTTATGTTTCTTTGTATACAAGAGAACTAGAGACCCATGGGTTAAGCCTGAAGATGCAGATCTTTTAACGGGCATGGACGAGGTTGAAGAGCATGAACTATCACTTGGTTTCGAAAAGTACGCTCTCAGACCAACTCCAGACTGTTAA
- the VMA11 gene encoding H(+)-transporting V0 sector ATPase subunit c' (highly similar to uniprot|P32842 Saccharomyces cerevisiae YPL234C TFP3 vacuolar ATPase V0 domain subunit c'): MSQAISEDQYAPLFAPFFGFAGCAFAMILSCLGAAIGTAKSGIGISGIGTFKPELIMKSLIPVVMSGILAVYGLVVAVLIAGGLSPTEDYTLFNGFMHLSCGLCVGFACLSSGYAIGIVGDVGVRKYMHQPRLFVGIVLILIFSEVLGLYGMIVALILNTRGSGN; this comes from the coding sequence ATGTCACAGGCCATTTCAGAGGATCAATATGCTCCTTTGTTCGCCCCATTCTTTGGGTTTGCCGGTTGTGCATTTGCTATGATTCTATCGTGTCTTGGTGCTGCCATTGGGACGGCCAAGTCTGGTATCGGTATCTCAGGTATCGGTACTTTCAAACCAGAATTGATTATGAAGTCTTTAATTCCTGTGGTTATGAGTGGTATTCTAGCGGTGTATGGACTTGTGGTGGCAGTCTTGATCGCAGGTGGTCTTTCACCTACTGAAGACTATACCCTCTTTAATGGGTTCATGCACTTGAGTTGCGGGCTTTGTGTTGGGTTCGCGTGTCTAAGTAGTGGTTATGCGATTGGAATCGTGGGAGATGTTGGAGTGAGGAAGTATATGCATCAACCAAGGCTATTTGTTGGAATAGTTCTAATTCTAATTTTTTCAGAAGTTTTGGGTCTTTATGGTATGATTGTTGCCTTGATCTTGAACACTAGAGGCTCGGGAAACTAG
- the RVB2 gene encoding RuvB family ATP-dependent DNA helicase reptin (highly similar to uniprot|Q12464 Saccharomyces cerevisiae YPL235W RVB2 RUVB-like protein TIP49b Homologue) yields MSIQTQDSQETLKSLSLIAAHSHISGLGLDENLQPKPSSQGMVGQLQARRAAGVILKMVQNGSIAGRAVLVAGPPSTGKTALAMGLSQSLGKDVPFTAIAGSEIFSLELSKTEALTQAFRKSIGIKIKEETELIEGEVVEIQIDRSITGGHKQGKLTIKTTDMETIYELGNKMIEGLTKEKVLAGDVISIDKASGKITKLGRSFARSRDYDAMGADTKFVQCPEGELQKRKTVVHTVSLHEIDVINSRTQGFLALFTGDTGEIRSEVRDQINTKVAEWKEEGKAEIVPGVLFIDEVHMLDIECFSFINRALEDEFAPIVIMATNRGISKTRGTNYKSPHGLPLDLLDRSIIITTKNYDASEIKTILTIRSTEEEVELSPEALDLLTNIGSETSLRYSSNLISVSQQIAQKRKSNTVEVKDVERAYLLFLDSARSVKFVQEFESQYIDDKGQVNISIGKDEDAMDTTA; encoded by the coding sequence ATGTCTATTCAAACACAGGACTCCCAAGAGACTCTAAAGtcactttctttgattgCTGCACATTCACACATCTCAGGCTTAGGTTTAGATGAAAATTTACAACCAAAGCCTTCTTCCCAAGGTATGGTGGGACAATTGCAAGCTCGTAGAGCTGCTGGTGTCATTTTGAAGATGGTTCAAAATGGTAGTATTGCAGGTAGAGCTGTCTTAGTTGCTGGCCCACCTTCCACCGGTAAAACTGCGTTGGCCATGGGTTTATCTCAATCATTGGGTAAAGACGTTCCATTCACTGCCATTGCTGGTTCTgaaatcttttctttggaacTATCTAAAACCGAAGCTTTAACTCAAGCTTTCCGTAAATCAATTGGTATCAAGATTAAGGAAGAAACCGAATTGATTGAAGGTGAGGTTGTGGAAATCCAGATCGATAGATCAATCACTGGTGGCCATAAACAAGGTAAATTGACCATTAAAACCACAGACATGGAAACTATTTATGAGTTGGGTAATAAGATGATTGAAGGTCTAACTAAAGAAAAGGTTCTTGCTGGTGATGTTATCTCTATAGATAAGGCCAGTGGCAAGATCACCAAACTAGGTAGGTCCTTCGCCCGTTCTCGTGATTACGATGCCATGGGTGCCGACACAAAGTTTGTACAGTGCCCTGAGGGTGAacttcaaaaaagaaagactGTAGTTCACACTGTTTCATTGCATGAAATTGATGTGATAAACTCTCGTACACAAGGTTTCTTGGCTTTGTTTACCGGTGACACAGGTGAAATCAGATCCGAAGTTCGTGACCAAATTAATACGAAAGTCGCagaatggaaagaagaaggtaaaGCAGAAATTGTTCCAGGTGTTctcttcatcgatgaagttCACATGCTAGATATTGaatgtttttctttcattaacCGTGCTTTAGAAGATGAGTTTGCACCAATCGTGATAATGGCAACTAACCGTGGTATTTCTAAGACCCGTGGTACCAACTACAAATCCCCACATGGACTTCCTCTTGACCTTTTGGATAGATCTATCATAATAACTACCAAGAATTACGATGCAAGTGAAATCAAGACAATCTTAACTATCAGAAGTACAGAAGAGGAAGTAGAGCTTTCGCCTGAAGCCCTCGATCTTCTAACGAATATTGGTTCCGAGACCTCTCTTCGTTACAGTAGTAATCTAATCAGTGTATCTCAACAAATAGCTCAGAAGCGTAAGTCAAACACTGTTGAAGTCAAAGATGTTGAACGTGCATATCTTTTATTCTTAGACAGTGCTCGTTCTGTCAAGTTCGTTCAAGAGTTCGAATCCCAATACATCGACGACAAGGGCCAAGTAAACATCAGTATCGGTAAAGACGAAGATGCCATGGACACGACAGCTTAA